The Apostichopus japonicus isolate 1M-3 chromosome 14, ASM3797524v1, whole genome shotgun sequence region AAAAGGTTTCTTGaactttctttttcaattaGAACCTTTTCAAATATGTGTTGGTATCAAACGACTGTTAGGCCAAGTTAAAAAGTTTCATAGCTCTCTCGTCGATAATGTCACTACCTTAAAAAGTACATCAATGTATACATTTCACATAGGATACAAACATTCGTGACAACGATGTTTGTGCCCCACCtccccatccaccccccccccccacctcctaccACCAAAAGGGGACACTTCTTAATGTATAATAAAGTGCATTTCTAAGGTCTTCATTAATGTGGGATACGTATATCTCCGACCCAGAATCGCAACCCCTAATAATGCATCACTGTGTTGTtatttctgccccccccccccctagcaTGTAATCTTACACCGTAACATGTTACTTTCTTTGCCAGGGTTGTCTCATCTACTCAATCTCCGTTTAGGGAGTTTGATTTCTCGCTGTTAACCTGCGATGATGTCTCGTCGGAAGATGACGACGACACGTCCATACTAGCCACAGATAAAGTTTTACCCTTCTTCCATGACGATCTTGCTCTTTCCTGTCTGTGGATTCTTTTCTCTGTGTTGATGACTAAATTAAGAAACGAACGTTGCTATATATTAATGGTTCTCAATTTAAAATAGTTGATTCGAAGATTGTAAACAAGCATTGGTTAATATgtgaagaaatatttatttatcaaaatagTGCGGAGGATTATACATCGTAAGTCTCTAAATTGTTACGATGGTCGAAATCCATTACTGGGTAGGGAccggggggacgggggggagggggtcggttATAACTATTTTGGGGCGGAAAGTGGGCAAGAGTAGAAGAAAGTGAATGAATTACAGAAAACTAACTGGGAAATATTCCACAGGACaggtttctttctctcttttttaacCATGTAGAAGTATAAATGAATTTTTTGGCTGATTATAAAACGGTTGAGGTCGAAATTcgagaaataaaaaaggaacTAGAAATACCTGTCCATCTTCGTTAGGATTTGGCTAATTAAAACTTCCGTCTGTATGTTCGGTCTCAAAAGTGACTATATGGCACTCAGACCGACtggcccaccccaccccttaacattttttttaaacaacttTTCATTGGTAGTATATATCACCTGCAAAACGCAAATAgatttgtcccccccccccctcaatgtTGACCCAATTGACCAATTTCAATGCCAAAAAAAGGTGATTGAAGTAAATTAAAGGCGAGGGGTTATCCAACCCAATCCATACATGCTATAAGGAAGTTGGTTTATACTTACCGCTGAGAGAAGGCGGTGCATCATAGACAACCGGTGTCACCCGTTTTAACAAATCTCGATCAAAATTTCGGAATTCGTTATTTAGGCAAGTCCGTAAAGAAACACACTCTTGGCACGGCTCTGCTCTGTAAGGAACCGGCTGGAAACTGAAACACAGGAAGATTTTACAAATGTCAGTTAGGTACATAATTAGCCGTTGAGTCTTTCATTGTCACAGTCTCCCATTCGAAATGGAAGTCGTTGTTCCCATCAAATCATTCAAgagagtgaagactcgcgcacaaagacacgtctgatgccggtaatctgacctagtttcgaatgaggtgtgacataagtgttagacaccacaatcgatcccagcaaatgcacacacagcttgctaccgtcagtaattagacactagtgtatataCAGTTAATACGTGCAGCTACGGTcattacccacaacacagtgtacatagcagcgatgggcatctcaggtccagataaaagataacaaggtatcacgtttcattactctctgcattttgtagcgacaagaaaaaacttcacttgcaagcaacggaaagttaactgtttttatatatatgttttattagagagggcggcacgcggtttgggacgagtcttcaatgcctttaagtggtATGGCTATCACGGGCATATCCAAGGAAAGGGTATGTCTAGAAGTGGATcactctctccctctctctcatAAAATCTTTCTGTCACTGAAATAAGTAAAAAACGTAATTTTTCTTAAGAAATGTacacaaataaaaaatgtaCACAGTGGAAAAGTTGATTACCCTACGAGCGCGATGAGTAATCcttaccaggcgcgtatccagggggggcttTGAGGGCGAgagccccccgggtaagaaaaagaggagagaaaaagagagataagaaaaaagggaaaaaagaacggggaaagaggaggaaggagaggaaggaagggaaaagaaaaagaagaaggagagaaaaaggagaaagggagggagtagaagataaacgccaagacaccgggaagagaaagaggaacagtcataattacagctctgatccctattatatacacagggtagccagtgacggatcgaggatttcggaaggggcgtgcgcctcagctTACCCcatacaccgacaactccatttttgacgtttccatttttcctctctcactaatgtatatatatatatatatatactatatatagtatatcatgacgcgtgtgtgtgtatggacgccttaaacaattgtaaaattgtgctatgaaaccaactgtggctgttcttgaactcgaccgagtcgtcggggaacatgccttcggtattagcccaggatctatatgcgaactgcactagacatatgtctttcgatgcaacactgtctGTCTTGCagagttaaaatgttatacaacgcgaactgaatgctaattgttacccacCCCTAgaaccgtaactcatacaatgaatctaaaaataaattccgcatgcgatttgagaattgagcacatttcctgtgaatatcatgtattGGATCCAAAGGCATATCATTGccggcgggaggggggggggaggcgacgcacccatcacttcttgagattgttcccatctgcatgaaaacgcgcgccccgcaaccctacgcccacccctctaatcgcttcccgatgagttacaaaaccagacccatcgtatacaaaagtctacttggagtttttttttctgcagacgcccatgcatTTGCCAtgccccaaactaaatttctaagccacgagatctaaaacttaaggatgtatgggagcatcattgggtctgggaaatgttgtttccggcgatctgggaggagtatttgccaaaaatttcttgtgcgctacgcgcgaacccatggtcgcgctccgcttagatagtatcagagaacagacacgcgtccccaccgcattatccaagactgatctgcgcccatgcaccaatatgtcaactgtgtctgaattttcgaaatttccatGACAAACATTCCTAAACATGGAGGTTTTTCTGCATTggctgtccatagatgaaattttgtgcaacattatgggtatgtttttaaGTGAATTGATTTCACGAGAAgtatgaattttcaaattctgaacgaataatgggctttaaaccttgaaaagtggggctgacgggtattgtgggccgcggcatagaatcacctacaaaagcaatgatccacaggagatctGCGataaggtcgaacatgatgtgtgactggtgacaatcttcacaaaGGTTAcggatggagaaaaaaaatattgggaaaaaacttggttacTCAGGCAATagtgaacatctagttggtcattttcaagcccgagatgtgccatttccggtgatctgggtgtgtcaaaaccagaaattttcctgtacgctgcgcgccaaccaatggtggcgctccgcttagatggtaattcgcgcccccgggtaagaaaatcctggatacgcccctgcttacTTTAACCATTGTTTTCTCATGGAACGCTAGTTTGGTAGTTAGTTGGATATCTGCCAAGGAGACTCCCAGTCACCTTGTGGTTACGTTATGAGTACAGCAGAATAGAAAGGGAAAAGAGAGTCATGACCCTCGTATGGCGACTCTTATGCAGTATAGGGAAGTTGAGGATGTACACACATTCTCCACTTCCCTATACTGCTGTTATCTTTCCTATTTTGCAGGGAAATTGGTGGCAATGTCTAGCAACATTTTACAAACACATTGTTACAGCGTgtgaaatagaaaatgaaaccgAATTCAATCAGTTGATAACTTGTTTGGATTTTTCCGGCATAGGAAATGACCATGAGAGGAGTATCTAATAAATGTCTATGAAGAATGTCTATGATATAAATTAACATTGATTGCATACAACGTTAAAAATATATCGCGTGAGTATTCTATGACTGTTTAAGGGCAATATCTGTTCCGGGTTTGTGCTCTTCACTAAAAACCATATGCCGCATTATGACATAAACAATGaagaatatagatatatatatatatatatatatatatatatatatatatatatatatatatatatatatatatatatatatatatatatatatatataattgaaatcgtaatgagttggaacatccagaacagtgaaaaaacttccaaataaatatatctACGGAAAGCAAGATAATTTCACGTTCCTTTAAATCTTGAATACGCCGTGCAACAAATGGGATGGGCGATACCACAAATCAAAGATAATTCGTAATATCATGGTTCAATCTCCAAAATTGAAATGCTTACCTGGATGTTGTCGCAAATTGCACGATCGTTTGTTTCTTCGGATTCCAAAGATTCATAACGCATTACATTCATAACGAAATACTATATACGTCACCTATTTCTGGTATTTTAATCCcgacaaaaaaaggaaagaaaagtttAAACCCTCAAAATCatactttgaaagaaaaaaatatgatgacTTTATTCTGTACagaaggaggggggggaggagcaAAAATCTTGTTGACATATATTTGTTATACAAAAATACTGAAAGTCAAATATGCCTATACCAGAACGTATTGGCTATAAGGCTAtgactataatatatataggcatacaaTGAAACAACTCAAATATGGTCTCATTCATCATCTTCCTTTGTGTTCAAATCCTTTGAATTCACATCCTTTGTGTTCACATCCTTTGTGTTCACAATAGAACATGCATGTGGCATGAGACCGTATAAACGTGAGTTTTATCGGGAAGATAAAGTGCTTAATTAGAGAATTATCTCCTACTCTTATTCACAATAACCGTAAATATATGCAACTAAATACCAGTTTCGAATTATACACTATATGATACCTTACATCCTTTCATATATTACTTTATCTACATATAAAATCAAaccatttgtgtgtgtgtgttggcggggaggtggggggggggggggggggggtagcgaGGCCTTTTCCTGGTGACAGGGGGTAGAGTGGTATAAAGCTGGTGCTGCAGGGAGTGGAAGGGTGTAGATTAACTCCCACATATATCTCCTAAAAAAGGGCTGAGCCTTTGTTGATCAGAGGAAAAGGCAGCACAAATATTATACATGTCAGGAATTACTTTGAAAGTTCTTTGGATTGAATATCCATCTTgattcttgtttgtttgttttaagcaaatgattgaaataaaaatataacttCAACTCAGTCCTCCGGCCACCCCTGAATTAAAAGTCACTAACATGAAGACTTGAAAGTAATTGTAAACAATTGCAGCAAAGGCTTAAACTACTTTTTGTGTCACAATTgtgaaataaaaatttaaaaaatgaataCTTACGTATAGTTTCTTAAAGTTTTCCTTgatacttcttcttcttcttcttcacttCTTTTTCTCGATCTATACAACCACGCAACGCTTATCTCATGCAGTCTATGCTTTCCAGACGTCTCCTTTTAAAAATGTAATACGTACAAAGAGAAGGGGAAAGATAAACAACATTTAATCCCTTTCATTGTGAATATATCGCAGTACAATTCTTGACTTGGGTCCTTCTGAACATTAGCCTATTGTTATTAACCACTCCTATTGTTGGTGTTTTCTATTACGTTTGAATCATCCTTTGTTTGTTGAGAATATGAAGAATGAATTGGACACCAGCAACAGTCCACCAGTGAAATCAATACCCAGTGTATTGTTGCTAGTGATTATTTACTCAGTGGAGATATATACAGCGCTATAAGATTTAAGAGAGTTGGCCAATATACATCACAGCCACTTTGAAAAGTTTCATCCTGTAAATTGTGTCAATATTATTTTCCACTATTTCCGTGGTAGGCAGCGACCTTGCATCGATGACGACAGACGTCAGAAGTTCTGTGAGGACAGTGTTTGGGGTCGAAAACGTTCGTGGGCCTGCTGAAGGGGCGACCATGGGTGCGGGTGGGCCTTCTGAGTGGGCCAGTGAATGGCGCAACCATtgagtgatcaatcgaatacaTGTTAAAATCACAAATTACATGGGAAGTGAGTAATTTCGCcttttatttgaaaaagaaagaaaatgaaattgtcAACTTTAAGATGCAACATGGTATGACGACATTCCCCAAGCCCTGCTTGTGAATCTCCCACTCGACCACTACACCCTCACATCCCGTCCATTCACTTCCCATAAATGGTTTTGGGTATAACCGAAACCCTCAATTCAAGACCCACTGTCCGTTCTGAGAAACTGATTGTGCAAAACAGCTGCACGCCTCCATCCCTGGCTCAAGGCTATATGACAAATATTCCCTACCATCGACTcaccataacattaagagaaATAGAAACATTTAGCTGTGTGAAGATGTTTGTATCAGCACATATATGCCCCACTCTATACGAGGTCGTAAATTGGCCTAACGCCTGTAAAACAACTAAAGCAAGGTGCGCAACCATCTTGTCTATGTAGTAGGTTGGGTGGGGAATGGggtggggaatggggggggtggggagggctATGATATTAAGTCGTCCAGGGAAGGGTTCTCATAGCAGTCGTGCCCCATGACCTTTGTGAATTGAGTAAAGTGGCGGATGCTGAGAAACAACGTTGAATGAATTAAGAATTTGCACCTGCACATATCAGGCCTACACCACAACCACCACAtgttataaatttaatttatactGTACACTTGgatattttgtattattctaTCTgccatggggagggggtgggtgaggggggctTAGCTTCTAGCTTCCCATTCTTTTGACTTCCCCATATGTATACGTAGAGAAAGAGCATGATAGGCTGTCAAGCATACAATTCAACATGCACACAGGTAAACACCGTCCATACAGAGCTTCGTATATTAGCTAGGTTACATACAGtagactgtatatatatatatatatatatatatatatatatatatatatatatatatataatatatatatatatatatatacatacataacatatacgatgatgtcatcatgttaTTTTCATACCAAAACAATAATTTGTTTCAAACTTTTCCCTTCACACAATATTAAGGAACTCAAATTATATGTAAACAATAGTATTGAATATAAAGTGCATTCAGTAATAGGATCCACCGTGCTGATTAATCTGGCATGGAGAGAACAATTCAGCTTAAAAGGTCTTTTACCCTGAGTAGGAACCCTATACAGTCAAGTCATCGGTATACAAACCGATGAACCGTAACTGGTCGAGAATATTTTGTAAGGTACTCGAGATATTTTCAATACTGAGTTAATTGCTGGCTTCGAAGAGGGAAGttaaataatttgatgtttCACGCCAACAGAAATTAACGACTGCAGTAACACTCACTATTGTAATATCATCATACGTTTTACACATATGTAACTG contains the following coding sequences:
- the LOC139980102 gene encoding uncharacterized protein; the encoded protein is MNLWNPKKQTIVQFATTSSFQPVPYRAEPCQECVSLRTCLNNEFRNFDRDLLKRVTPVVYDAPPSLSVINTEKRIHRQERARSSWKKGKTLSVASMDVSSSSSDETSSQVNSEKSNSLNGD